One genomic window of Equus caballus isolate H_3958 breed thoroughbred chromosome 6, TB-T2T, whole genome shotgun sequence includes the following:
- the OR6C2 gene encoding olfactory receptor family 6 subfamily C member 2 (The RefSeq protein has 1 substitution compared to this genomic sequence) yields MRNHTVITTFILLGLTEDPLLQILIFIFLFLTYMLSVTGNLIIITLTLVDSHLKTPMYFFLRNFSFLEVSFTTVCIPRFLYSISTGENTITYNARASQIFFVIFFGATEFFLLAAMSYDRYVAICKPLHYMTIMNNRVCTLFVVCCWVSGLMIILPPLSLGLQLEFCDSNAIDHFSCDAAPLLKISCSDTWVIEQMIILVAVFALIITLVCVLLSYTYIIKTILGFPSVQQRRKAFSTCSSHMIVVSIAYGSCIFIYVKPSAKDQVAINKGVSVLTTSVAPLLNPFIYTLRNKQVKQAFYDSIKRITFLSKKSKFC; encoded by the coding sequence ATGAGAAACCACACAGTAATAACAACTTTTATCCTGCTGGGACTGACAGAGGACCCACTACTGCAaatcttgatttttatctttctatttctcacCTACATGTTGAGTGTAACAGGTAACCTGATTATTATCACCCTCACTCTGGTGGACTCCCATCTTAAAACGcctatgtactttttcctcagaaatttttctttcttagaagtCTCATTTACCACTGTCTGCATTCCTAGATTTCTGTACAGTATATCAACTGGGGAAAATACCATTACCTATAATGCTTGTGCAAGtcaaatattttttgtcattttctttggagCAACAGAATTTTTTCTCCTGGCAGCCATGTCCTACGATCGGTACGTTGCTATCTGTAAACCCCTTCATTACATGACCATCATGAACAATAGGGTGTGCACCTTATTCGTTGTCTGCTGTTGGGTGTCCGGCTTGATGATCATTCTCCCACCCCTTAGCTTGGGTCTCCAGCTGGAATTCTGTGACTCCAATGCCATTGATCATTTTAGCTGTGATGCGGCACCCCTCCTAAAGATCTCATGCTCAGACACCTGGGTAATAGAACAAATGATTATCCTTGTGGCTGTATTTGCACTCATTATCACCCTAGTGTGTGTACTTCTGTCCTACACATACATCATCAAGACAATCCTGGGATTCCCCTCAGTCCAACAAAGAAGAAAGGCCTTTTCTACCTGCTCATCCCACATGATTGTGGTTTCCATCGCCTATGGAAGCTGCATCTTCATCTATGTCAAGCCCTCGGCAAAGGACCAGGTGGCCATAAATAAAGGTGTTTCAGTGCTCACTACTTCTGTTGCTCCCTTGTTGAACCCCTTCATTTACACCTTAAGGAATAAGCAAGTGAAGCAAGCTTTTTATGACTCTATAAAGAGGATTACATTTCTCTCAAAGAAATCAAAGTTTTGTTAA